The Primulina eburnea isolate SZY01 chromosome 13, ASM2296580v1, whole genome shotgun sequence genome includes a region encoding these proteins:
- the LOC140810429 gene encoding protein FAR1-RELATED SEQUENCE 5-like has protein sequence MEDNNQLSLEEVEGDNNQEAGNVEVPNENSFVHVLESKLEVGQVVNSIEDAYLLYCQYAHAKRFSVRMGDQRYFSHANELQSKEFHCSCEGLKDEKCSNKKIPVYQKPVIRTQCKAKLKITSEKRCEWRVSRFFEEHNHEMFAPDQTHLLRSAHNISHVKKSTLEAMVNAGISVCNAVSFMEHEACGPQNLGFIRKDAYDHMSRLKKHTKVENGDATALIQYFINKANKENYFYWNVQLDDDDRVMNFFFRDYRCEVDYEYFGDVLSIDTTYRTNKYNLICAPFVGINHHIQNVLFGLAFISDETQSSFEWLFATFLDSMNGRQPQTIFSDQCQAMMNAIETIFPLSHHRLCQWHINQNAPSHFGSLNGDSAFKGLWYKCMSHCDSEDEFESTWKYMIETYVLHGHKWLNDMYKLKEKWSTAFMNGRFSAGLLATSRNEVTNMVLKKADNKMSSLYDFVLNYTKIQNNWREREKTEDTRCHHGNPAQILKNHPLLIKTPSKPELTKPWFA, from the coding sequence ATGGAAGATAACAATCAACTGTCACTTGAAGAGGTGGAAGGAGATAACAATCAAGAAGCTGGAAATGTTGAAGTACCAAATGAAAACTCTTTTGTCCATGTTTTGGAGAGTAAATTGGAAGTGGGGCAGGTTGTGAATAGCATTGAAGATGCTTATTTATTGTATTGCCAATATGCGCATGCCAAGAGATTTAGTGTGAGGATGGGTGATCAACGATATTTTTCTCATGCCAATGAACTTCAATCAAAAGAATTTCATTGTTCCTGTGAAGGTTTAAAAGATGAGAAATGTTCTAATAAAAAGATTCCAGTTTATCAAAAGCCGGTCATTAGAACACAATGTAAAGCGAAATTGAAGATTACAAGTGAAAAAAGGTGTGAATGGCGGGTGAGTAGATTTTTTGAAGAGCATAACCATGAGATGTTTGCACCTGATCAAACTCACTTGCTAAGATCGGCACACAATATATCACATGTAAAAAAGTCTACTCTAGAAGCTATGGTAAATGCTGGAATATCCGTCTGTAATGCTGTTTCTTTTATGGAACATGAAGCATGTGGGCCGCAAAATTTAGGTTTTATTAGAAAGGATGCATATGACCATATGAGTCGGTTGAAAAAACATACCAAAGTCGAGAATGGAGATGCCACTGCACTTATTCAATATTTCATTAATAAGGCTAATAAGGAGAATTATTTTTACTGGAATGTTcaattggatgatgatgataggGTGATGAACTTTTTCTTCAGGGACTATAGATGCGAGGTTGATTATGAATATTTTGGTGATGTCTTGTCGATTGATACAACATATAGAACAAATAAGTATAATTTAATATGTGCTCCATTTGTTGGTATAAATCACCATATACAGAATGTATTGTTTGGCTTGGCCTTTATCTCAGATGAAACTCAAAGTTCTTTTGAATGGTTGTTTGCAACATTTCTTGATTCTATGAATGGACGGCAACCACAAACTATCTTTTCAGACCAATGTCAAGCCATGATGAATGCCATTGAAACAATTTTTCCACTTTCACATCATCGTTTATGTCAATGGCATATAAATCAAAATGCTCCTTCACATTTTGGGAGTTTAAATGGTGATTCTGCTTTTAAAGGATTGTGGTATAAATGCATGAGTCATTGTGATTCTGAAGATGAATTTGAGAGCACATGGAAATATATGATTGAAACCTATGTTTTGCATGGTCATAAATGGTTGAATGATATGTACAAGCTTAAGGAGAAATGGTCTACTGCTTTTATGAATGGAAGGTTTAGTGCGGGACTTTTGGCTACTTCGAGAAATGAAGTCACGAATATGGTTTTAAAAAAGGCAGATAACAAAATGAGTTCTCTGTATGACTTTGTATTGAATtatacaaagattcaaaataACTGGCGGGAAAGGGAGAAGACTGAAGATACTCGTTGTCACCATGGTAATCCTGCACAGATTTTGAAAAACCATCCATTGTTGATTAAAACCCCTTCCAAACCTGAATTAACTAAACCATGGTTTGCgtaa
- the LOC140808928 gene encoding protein SUPPRESSOR OF K(+) TRANSPORT GROWTH DEFECT 1-like: MELCQQFEFVVVPFMLRYLRSVPLYPQPFSDVGAAMFPFLMKRELDLLTFFLLYSVNYSGVGHNDDKVLVLAATITPYALDQAIRQRFDNHIYISLPELKARRHMFKVYLGDTPHNLTESVFKVLAHKTKGFSGSDISVYDVLFEPVRKTQDAMFFIETSDGTWIPCGPKQPGVVQITMQKLAAKVLERQTNCQQIRS; encoded by the exons ATGGAATTGTGTCAGCAGTTTGAATTCGTGGTCGTACCATTTATGTTAAGATATTTGAGAAGTGTACCTTTATATCCCCAACCCTTCAGTGACGTTGGGGCCGCCATGTTTCCTTTTTTGATGAAGAGAGAACTTGATTTACTTACCTTTTTCCTGCTATATAGTGTCAATTATTCGGGGGTTGGCCATAATGATGATAAAGTTCTTGTTCTTGCTGCCACAATTACCCCTTATGCGCTCGATCAG GCTATCAGGCAGCGATTTGATAATCACATTTACATATCTCTCCCAGAACTGAAGGCACGACGACACATGTTCAAA GTGTATTTAGGAGATACCCCTCATAACTTGACTGAAAGCGTCTTTAAAGTGCTAGCTCATAAAACCAAAGGATTTTCTGGTTCAGATATATCTGTTTAT GATGTATTATTTGAGCCTGTACGTAAAACACAAGATGCTATGTTCTTTATCGAGACTTCGGATGGTACATGGATACCATGCGGTCCCAAGCAACCCGGTGTTGTCCAAATAACAATGCAGAAGCTTGCTGCAAAG